In Geopsychrobacter electrodiphilus DSM 16401, a single window of DNA contains:
- a CDS encoding selenium metabolism-associated LysR family transcriptional regulator yields MDMRRLEIFYRVIEEGGFTKAARVMSLTQPTLSEAVRLLEEELGTQLLNRQGRVILPTDSGRLLQGYAKKIFSLRQEAEADLKSLSAGEHGELVLGGSTVPGTYLLPSLVAEFRCLYPQIGVSLQIASTAKMVEGLRHNQLELALVGGELRDKTLEAVPCFGDELILIVAPGHAWTGREYIAEIELLKVPLLLREQGSATRKLFEEHLKSHGKGLLPENLIAEVGGNEALKQGVLAGLGVAVISKLAVAGELQRGELIALQLVEGPLRRSFYLVQAKGFKLSVAAQRFKALVLAKGQAL; encoded by the coding sequence ATGGATATGCGGCGGCTGGAAATTTTTTATCGCGTCATCGAAGAAGGCGGGTTTACTAAAGCGGCTCGAGTAATGTCCCTGACCCAGCCGACCTTGAGTGAAGCCGTGCGTCTGCTTGAGGAGGAGTTGGGTACGCAATTACTTAATCGCCAGGGCCGTGTAATCCTGCCGACGGATTCCGGGCGGCTGTTGCAGGGCTATGCGAAGAAGATATTTTCATTGCGACAAGAGGCTGAGGCCGACTTAAAGTCTTTGTCAGCTGGTGAGCACGGGGAACTGGTACTTGGAGGGAGTACTGTGCCGGGGACCTACCTGCTGCCCTCCCTTGTTGCCGAATTTCGCTGCCTTTATCCCCAGATTGGTGTCAGTTTACAGATCGCCTCAACGGCAAAAATGGTGGAAGGTCTTCGTCATAATCAGTTAGAGCTGGCCCTGGTCGGGGGAGAATTGCGCGACAAGACACTGGAGGCTGTTCCCTGTTTCGGTGATGAACTGATATTAATTGTGGCCCCCGGTCACGCGTGGACTGGTCGGGAGTACATTGCTGAGATAGAATTGCTCAAGGTCCCTTTGTTGTTGCGCGAGCAGGGCTCTGCTACGCGTAAATTATTTGAAGAACATCTGAAGAGTCATGGCAAAGGGTTACTCCCCGAAAATTTAATTGCCGAAGTTGGCGGCAATGAGGCTTTGAAGCAGGGGGTGCTGGCTGGATTGGGTGTTGCGGTGATCTCAAAACTGGCCGTCGCCGGTGAACTGCAACGCGGCGAACTGATCGCACTTCAGCTTGTCGAAGGTCCGCTACGCCGCAGTTTTTACCTGGTTCAGGCAAAGGGGTTTAAATTATCGGTTGCAGCCCAAAGATTTAAAGCTCTGGTGTTGGCGAAGGGGCAGGCTCTGTAG
- a CDS encoding transglutaminase-like domain-containing protein, translating into MLSLKKLILTLMICLFSLPVLAKSQTGTVTMEFDLSAHTTGQEVKLWLPYPISSESQKIDQISWHTDSAETAVYTDSKDGNPILYSRWDEDAKSRKLILKFRAERAEQTSSKLIDQGIPLDQATFGRYLSATRLGPIDGPVKALANEITAGKKGILAKARAIYDWTVDNSFRDPETRGCGLGNVPQLLERPGGKCADISSLYVAIARSAGVPAREILGLRLGKEDGTDITGWQHCWAEFYLPGTGWVAIDPADVRKAMLKQNLNLNDPKVAKLRAYYFGNVDPYRIRLSEGRDLTLNPPQVGVEINYLMYPFAQVGGQTIDWLDPTTFKYKITFNQE; encoded by the coding sequence GTGCTCTCCTTGAAAAAACTTATTTTGACCCTGATGATCTGCCTGTTTTCTCTTCCCGTTCTAGCAAAAAGCCAAACAGGCACAGTGACAATGGAATTCGACCTTTCAGCACACACTACCGGGCAAGAGGTCAAACTCTGGCTCCCCTACCCGATTTCCAGCGAATCGCAGAAAATTGACCAGATTTCATGGCACACAGATTCTGCAGAAACTGCCGTTTACACCGATAGCAAGGACGGGAATCCGATTCTTTATTCACGATGGGACGAAGACGCAAAATCCCGCAAGCTGATCCTTAAGTTCCGCGCCGAGCGGGCAGAACAGACCAGCAGCAAGTTGATTGACCAGGGAATTCCTTTAGACCAGGCAACCTTCGGTCGTTATCTGTCGGCAACCAGGCTCGGGCCGATTGATGGCCCGGTCAAAGCGTTGGCCAATGAAATTACCGCTGGCAAAAAGGGAATTCTTGCCAAAGCCCGTGCCATCTATGACTGGACCGTCGACAACAGTTTTCGCGATCCTGAGACCCGCGGCTGTGGCCTGGGCAATGTGCCGCAACTCTTAGAGCGCCCCGGCGGCAAGTGCGCCGACATCAGTTCGCTCTACGTTGCCATCGCCCGCTCGGCAGGCGTTCCGGCGCGTGAAATCCTGGGATTGCGCCTCGGCAAGGAAGACGGGACCGACATCACCGGCTGGCAACATTGCTGGGCTGAATTCTATCTGCCCGGAACCGGCTGGGTGGCTATCGATCCGGCCGATGTACGCAAGGCGATGCTCAAACAAAACCTTAATTTAAATGATCCCAAGGTCGCCAAATTGCGCGCCTACTATTTCGGCAACGTTGATCCCTACCGCATCCGCCTCTCCGAAGGGCGCGATCTGACCTTGAATCCGCCACAAGTGGGAGTGGAGATCAACTATCTGATGTACCCCTTTGCCCAGGTCGGCGGCCAGACCATCGACTGGTTGGATCCGACGACCTTCAAATACAAGATTACCTTCAACCAGGAATAA
- a CDS encoding desulfoferrodoxin, whose product MAKQLEIYKCSICGNIVEVMHGAAGALACCGQNMALLTENTTDAATEKHVPVVEVAGNKVKVQVGSVPHPMQNEHFIEWIELIADGKSYTQFLKPGEAPAAVFEVSGAKNLSVREYCNLHGHWQAKG is encoded by the coding sequence ATGGCTAAGCAACTCGAGATTTACAAATGTTCGATCTGTGGCAACATCGTAGAAGTTATGCATGGTGCAGCCGGGGCTCTAGCCTGCTGCGGCCAGAACATGGCACTCTTGACCGAAAATACTACTGACGCCGCAACCGAAAAGCACGTGCCGGTTGTTGAGGTTGCCGGTAACAAGGTTAAAGTCCAGGTCGGCAGCGTCCCCCATCCCATGCAGAATGAGCACTTTATCGAATGGATCGAACTGATTGCTGACGGGAAGTCATACACCCAGTTTTTAAAGCCGGGTGAAGCCCCTGCGGCTGTGTTCGAAGTTTCAGGAGCCAAGAATCTGTCGGTGCGGGAATATTGTAATTTACATGGGCATTGGCAGGCTAAGGGATAG
- the rbr gene encoding rubrerythrin codes for MGIKGTETEKNLLKSFAGESQARNRYTYFAAKARKEGYVQISEIFQETADQEKEHAKRFFSFLEGGELEIVAAFPAGIIGSTADNLAAAAAGEHFEHTELYPSFAKIADHEGFPAIAEVFRAICVAEKQHEKRYNDLRSNILSGTVFKRSESVVWRCRNCGYLHEGSGAPGVCPACVHPIDHFEILGENY; via the coding sequence ATGGGGATCAAGGGGACCGAAACGGAAAAGAATTTGCTCAAGTCTTTTGCCGGCGAGAGCCAGGCGCGTAATCGTTACACTTATTTTGCGGCCAAGGCCCGCAAAGAGGGCTATGTCCAGATTTCTGAGATCTTTCAGGAGACCGCAGATCAGGAAAAAGAGCACGCCAAACGGTTTTTCAGCTTTCTTGAAGGGGGTGAACTCGAAATTGTTGCGGCGTTTCCCGCCGGGATAATTGGCTCGACTGCCGATAATCTCGCGGCGGCGGCAGCGGGAGAGCATTTTGAGCATACGGAGTTGTATCCCTCTTTCGCGAAAATAGCCGACCATGAGGGATTCCCCGCAATTGCAGAGGTCTTTCGAGCGATCTGCGTAGCTGAAAAACAGCACGAAAAAAGATACAATGACCTGCGCAGTAATATATTGAGTGGTACAGTATTCAAACGTAGTGAATCAGTTGTGTGGCGCTGCCGCAATTGCGGCTATCTGCATGAGGGGTCGGGTGCGCCGGGGGTATGCCCAGCCTGCGTTCATCCGATTGATCATTTTGAAATTTTGGGCGAAAACTACTAA
- a CDS encoding alpha/beta fold hydrolase — protein MAWHPEIQTVSVGGYNYALLDRGAGDEAVVLIHGITTYSFIWRKILPLLPTSKRVIALDLLGCGGSDMPLDVGYSLSEHAERLVPLLQQLGVRRAHLVGHDVGGGVGQILAVRYPEILIDLCLINSVAYDYWPVQPITTLRIPLFRHFVMSTLDIGAFRMVIRRGLYHKDRLDPELLELFSEPVSTSLGRKAFLHFARCLDNRNLTSIAGELRKLHIPVLLIRGEADVYLSEEISLRLKREIPGCRLLRIPTAGHFIQEDEPELVTAALISFWQGDVVAGAVG, from the coding sequence ATGGCCTGGCATCCTGAAATACAAACTGTGAGCGTCGGCGGATATAACTATGCCCTGTTGGACCGAGGGGCGGGGGATGAAGCAGTCGTTTTGATTCACGGCATTACGACCTATTCTTTTATCTGGCGTAAAATCCTGCCGTTATTGCCGACCTCAAAACGAGTGATCGCCCTAGATCTGCTTGGTTGCGGTGGCTCTGACATGCCCTTGGATGTTGGTTATTCCCTCAGTGAACATGCTGAGCGTCTTGTCCCGCTCCTGCAACAGTTGGGAGTTAGACGGGCCCATCTGGTCGGGCATGATGTTGGCGGCGGGGTAGGGCAGATTCTTGCCGTACGTTATCCCGAGATCCTGATCGATCTCTGTCTGATAAATTCGGTCGCCTATGACTACTGGCCGGTTCAGCCGATCACTACCCTGCGCATCCCCCTGTTTCGCCATTTTGTCATGTCGACCCTTGATATTGGCGCCTTCAGAATGGTCATCCGTCGTGGCCTGTATCACAAAGATCGCCTTGATCCTGAACTCCTCGAGCTTTTCAGTGAACCCGTAAGCACTTCCCTCGGGAGAAAGGCTTTTCTTCATTTTGCCCGGTGCCTTGATAATCGCAACCTGACCAGCATCGCCGGGGAGTTACGGAAGCTGCACATTCCGGTGCTGCTGATTCGTGGTGAGGCTGATGTTTATTTAAGCGAAGAGATCTCATTGCGCCTCAAGCGTGAAATTCCGGGTTGTCGACTGTTGAGAATTCCGACCGCAGGCCATTTTATCCAGGAGGATGAACCAGAGCTGGTTACTGCCGCCCTGATCTCCTTTTGGCAGGGGGATGTGGTAGCTGGGGCGGTTGGTTGA
- the ilvA gene encoding threonine ammonia-lyase, biosynthetic, with protein sequence MQRMLRQILTSKVYEAAIETPLEEATALSAQLHNRILLKREDLQPVFSFKLRGAYNKIAHLSATEKAKGVIAASAGNHAQGVAFSALKLGLKALIVMPATTPEIKVCAVKALKAEVVLHGDSYSEAAAHCTKLAGLNGMTYIHPFDDELVIAGQGTVADEIMRQSAGKLDAVFVPVGGGGLIAGMACYLKALDPHIKVIGVEPYDSDAMYHSLKAGYPVELDAVGIFADGVAVKKVGQFTFDLCLKYVDEIIRVSTDEICGAIKSVYQATRSIVEPAGALGMAGINQYVRERKPEGQTLVAINSGANMNFERLRYIAERTLTGEQRESLFAVTIPEKPGSLRHLCSEVLEETNITEFSYRLSTREEAHIFVGVSLGGSIARTAFTERLQQQGYASTDLTDNELAKTHLRYMIGGRSPEALREKLYRFWFPERPGALTRFLADMGANWNISLFQYRTIGGDFGRVLIGLEIPAEDEAKFAHFLKALGYRYEEATSDPAYHLFL encoded by the coding sequence ATGCAGAGGATGTTGCGCCAGATCCTGACCTCAAAGGTCTACGAAGCGGCGATCGAAACCCCACTCGAGGAAGCGACAGCGCTCTCCGCCCAGCTTCACAACCGGATCCTGCTGAAACGCGAAGATCTGCAGCCGGTTTTCAGTTTCAAACTCCGCGGAGCCTACAATAAGATTGCACATCTCAGCGCGACCGAAAAAGCCAAGGGCGTCATCGCAGCCTCAGCCGGAAATCACGCCCAGGGGGTCGCGTTCTCGGCGCTTAAATTAGGGCTTAAAGCCCTGATAGTCATGCCCGCCACTACCCCGGAGATTAAGGTCTGCGCCGTCAAGGCTTTAAAGGCCGAAGTGGTGTTACATGGTGACAGTTATTCGGAAGCGGCCGCGCATTGTACCAAGTTGGCAGGCCTGAACGGGATGACATACATCCACCCCTTTGATGATGAACTTGTGATTGCCGGTCAGGGGACGGTTGCCGATGAAATCATGCGTCAGAGCGCCGGTAAACTTGATGCGGTCTTTGTCCCGGTTGGTGGGGGCGGGTTGATTGCCGGGATGGCCTGCTATCTGAAAGCTCTTGACCCACATATTAAAGTCATCGGCGTCGAACCTTACGACAGTGATGCCATGTACCACTCACTCAAGGCCGGCTATCCAGTCGAACTCGACGCAGTCGGAATTTTTGCCGACGGCGTTGCGGTCAAAAAAGTGGGACAGTTCACCTTTGATCTTTGTCTGAAGTATGTCGATGAAATCATTCGGGTCAGTACGGATGAGATCTGCGGTGCGATTAAATCGGTTTACCAGGCAACCCGTTCGATTGTGGAACCAGCGGGCGCACTCGGTATGGCCGGGATCAACCAGTATGTACGTGAGCGAAAACCAGAAGGGCAAACGCTGGTCGCCATCAACTCCGGCGCCAACATGAATTTTGAACGCCTGCGCTATATCGCCGAACGCACCCTGACTGGCGAGCAGCGCGAGTCTCTGTTTGCCGTGACCATCCCAGAAAAACCGGGATCCCTGCGTCATCTATGCAGCGAAGTTCTGGAAGAGACAAATATCACCGAGTTCAGCTATCGCCTGTCAACCCGTGAAGAGGCACATATATTTGTCGGGGTCTCACTGGGTGGCAGCATCGCCCGGACCGCCTTTACCGAGCGTCTGCAGCAACAGGGATATGCCAGCACAGACCTGACCGACAACGAACTCGCCAAAACCCACCTGCGCTATATGATTGGCGGTCGCTCTCCTGAGGCCTTGCGCGAAAAGCTCTACCGCTTCTGGTTCCCGGAAAGACCAGGGGCTCTCACCCGGTTTCTGGCCGACATGGGTGCCAACTGGAATATCTCACTCTTTCAATACCGCACAATCGGTGGAGATTTCGGCCGGGTGCTGATCGGACTCGAAATTCCGGCAGAGGATGAAGCTAAATTCGCGCATTTTTTGAAGGCACTGGGCTACCGCTATGAAGAGGCAACCAGCGACCCGGCCTATCATCTGTTTCTGTGA
- a CDS encoding YgiQ family radical SAM protein — MQQRGWDELDILLISGDAYVDHPAFGTPLVARLLEGAGYRVGILAQPDWKNQAAFRTMGRPRLFAAISAGAMDSLVNHYTAAKKIRRDDAYTPGSRAGKRPNRAVIAYTAAVKGAFKGLPTVIGGIEASLRRLAHYDYWDDRVRRSVLIDSKADLLLYGMAETALLELVARLDAGEDFSEIRDIRGTAVISNEILAGWVPLPSFEEVSADPQAYNLAFKLTCEQQNPYSAKGLSQKHAQRQVLVNPPGLPLSEEQLDRVYALPFTRLPHPDYQEKIPAYEQIKFSVTSHRGCFGGCAFCAITHHQGKTIQSRSEASILNEVDRLTEHPEFRGTLSDVGGPTANMYGLRCGNPAAEKVCRRGSCLYPTLCKNLQTDERPAVRLLGKIRERQRVNHVFVASGVRYDLLPFQPQYFDDLLKHHVGGLLKVAPESTVDRVTDVMRKPGAKIFTDFLDKFRQRSAQLGLRQAIVPYLISGHPGCTLADMVEVALYLKLHRLRVEQVQDFTPTPGSLATCIYHTGTDPFSGAPIHVPLSTKEKRLQKALLLYHKPESKQDVLEALRLCGRGDAQQQLFSETRDQKAAGVKRTETSKTRRASRK, encoded by the coding sequence ATGCAACAGCGTGGCTGGGACGAGCTGGATATCCTCCTCATCAGTGGCGATGCCTACGTTGATCATCCTGCGTTCGGTACTCCGCTGGTTGCACGTCTGCTTGAAGGCGCCGGGTACCGGGTCGGAATCCTTGCCCAACCAGACTGGAAGAATCAAGCAGCCTTCCGAACGATGGGTCGTCCCCGCCTGTTCGCCGCAATCTCCGCTGGCGCCATGGATTCGTTGGTCAACCATTACACCGCAGCTAAAAAAATCCGCCGCGATGATGCCTATACTCCCGGAAGCCGAGCCGGAAAACGTCCAAACCGCGCTGTAATTGCCTACACCGCAGCGGTCAAAGGGGCTTTTAAAGGGCTACCGACGGTCATTGGCGGGATTGAAGCCAGCTTACGCCGATTAGCCCATTACGATTATTGGGATGACCGCGTTCGGCGCTCGGTTCTGATCGACAGCAAGGCCGACCTGCTGCTTTACGGCATGGCCGAAACGGCCTTACTAGAATTGGTTGCGCGTCTGGACGCGGGGGAAGATTTCAGCGAGATCCGAGATATCCGCGGGACCGCAGTAATTTCGAATGAAATTCTTGCAGGCTGGGTCCCCCTCCCCTCCTTCGAAGAGGTTAGCGCAGATCCGCAGGCCTATAATCTGGCATTCAAATTGACCTGCGAGCAGCAGAACCCCTATTCCGCGAAGGGCTTAAGTCAAAAGCACGCCCAACGTCAGGTCCTGGTTAATCCACCTGGGCTCCCACTTTCTGAAGAGCAACTGGACCGGGTTTATGCCCTCCCCTTCACACGCCTTCCGCACCCCGATTACCAGGAGAAGATCCCGGCCTACGAGCAGATCAAGTTTTCGGTCACCAGCCATCGCGGCTGCTTCGGTGGCTGTGCCTTTTGCGCAATTACGCACCATCAGGGGAAGACCATTCAATCCCGCTCCGAAGCTTCGATCCTGAACGAAGTCGATCGCCTGACCGAGCACCCCGAGTTTCGCGGCACCCTCAGCGATGTTGGAGGGCCGACCGCCAACATGTACGGCCTGCGTTGTGGTAATCCAGCGGCCGAAAAAGTCTGCCGCCGCGGCAGCTGCCTATACCCGACTCTGTGTAAGAACCTTCAAACCGATGAGCGTCCCGCGGTACGTCTGCTCGGCAAGATCCGCGAGCGTCAAAGGGTGAACCATGTCTTCGTCGCTTCGGGGGTGCGTTACGATCTACTCCCTTTTCAACCTCAATATTTTGATGATCTACTAAAGCACCATGTCGGTGGCCTGCTCAAAGTCGCCCCGGAATCAACGGTTGACCGGGTAACGGATGTCATGCGCAAACCCGGAGCCAAAATATTCACCGATTTTTTAGATAAATTCAGGCAGCGCAGCGCACAACTCGGGCTGCGTCAGGCCATCGTCCCTTATCTGATTAGTGGCCACCCTGGCTGCACCCTGGCAGATATGGTAGAGGTCGCCCTTTATCTTAAACTGCACCGCTTGCGCGTCGAACAGGTTCAGGATTTCACCCCGACCCCGGGGAGTCTGGCGACCTGTATTTATCACACCGGCACTGACCCATTCAGCGGCGCACCCATTCATGTCCCGCTTTCAACAAAAGAGAAACGCCTGCAAAAGGCCTTGTTGCTCTATCACAAACCCGAATCCAAGCAGGATGTGCTTGAAGCCCTTCGACTATGCGGACGCGGGGATGCCCAACAACAACTCTTCAGCGAGACACGAGATCAAAAGGCTGCAGGAGTAAAGCGAACGGAAACCAGCAAAACACGACGCGCATCAAGGAAATAG
- a CDS encoding acyl-CoA carboxylase subunit beta has product MSKTAIKPSLKNPFAPDEKIEFNIPGEIAGKTGAYEEVMQEGHDLILRPIKSVAVGQIEKQHFKKRMTVWERIKVLTDAEPNILFQNWGKNLDGASLVTGILNIGGRDVALYGHDFTVRAGSIDATNGSKLAKLFTMAGEKGIPVIGMNDSAGAFVPAGVGGLDGYAEAFTALRKISGVVPSIMCMFGFNAGGGSYLPRQGSFVIQPEDTFFGLTGPGVVKSVLGEDVTPEELGGPKVHGATGVADLTVSDETAALRTAIRLLSYLPDNNGVMAPYQPTSDPLDRKTWEINTLFKKAFNSPTGFNTPVDVSIVIQQICDHGDYFELQPTRAREVITAFGRLDGSVVGFCANNSAVSSGQIDCDSANKIARFVRFCNLYNIPIIFIEDTTGFLPGREQEARGIVQAGRSMLDSIVDVRTPRILLILRNAYGGAYASYNNYPTGADLVLALPTTRLAVMGPAGKEFVYKNELRTLRAGMPAMIKKLTGERVKAGVDGVEAQKDAEKEATDFLKAQEAALNLRYEKELMNPKEGLALGSISSLVMPTDLRKVLGENMNFFLRHYKAAPMQGVQREFH; this is encoded by the coding sequence ATGTCAAAAACCGCAATCAAACCATCTTTAAAAAATCCGTTTGCTCCGGACGAAAAAATCGAGTTCAACATCCCCGGTGAAATTGCCGGGAAGACCGGTGCCTATGAAGAGGTGATGCAGGAGGGACACGACCTGATTCTACGTCCGATCAAGTCGGTCGCTGTTGGCCAGATTGAAAAACAACACTTTAAAAAACGGATGACGGTCTGGGAGCGGATCAAGGTTCTCACTGACGCCGAGCCGAATATTCTGTTTCAAAACTGGGGTAAAAATCTGGACGGTGCTTCGCTGGTCACCGGCATCCTGAACATAGGCGGGCGTGATGTCGCTCTCTACGGCCACGACTTTACGGTCCGCGCCGGCTCGATTGACGCCACCAACGGCAGCAAGCTGGCCAAGCTGTTCACAATGGCGGGAGAAAAGGGGATCCCGGTGATCGGCATGAATGACTCGGCCGGAGCCTTCGTGCCTGCTGGAGTCGGCGGTCTAGACGGATACGCCGAAGCCTTTACCGCCTTGCGCAAAATCAGCGGCGTCGTTCCTTCGATCATGTGCATGTTCGGCTTCAACGCCGGCGGCGGATCCTACCTGCCACGCCAGGGGAGTTTCGTCATCCAGCCCGAGGACACCTTCTTCGGCCTGACCGGCCCCGGCGTTGTCAAGTCGGTCCTGGGTGAGGATGTCACCCCGGAAGAATTGGGTGGACCCAAAGTCCACGGGGCAACCGGTGTCGCCGATCTGACCGTTTCAGATGAAACGGCGGCCCTGCGCACCGCAATCCGTCTGCTCAGCTACCTTCCCGACAATAACGGAGTAATGGCCCCTTACCAACCGACCAGCGATCCCCTGGACCGTAAAACCTGGGAGATCAACACCCTGTTCAAGAAAGCCTTCAACTCACCGACCGGCTTCAACACCCCGGTCGATGTTTCGATTGTTATCCAGCAGATTTGCGATCACGGCGACTACTTTGAACTGCAGCCGACCCGTGCCCGTGAGGTCATTACCGCCTTCGGTCGTCTCGACGGCAGCGTTGTCGGCTTCTGCGCCAACAACTCGGCGGTCTCTTCTGGACAGATCGACTGCGATTCGGCCAATAAAATTGCGCGCTTTGTGCGCTTCTGCAACCTGTACAATATTCCGATTATCTTCATCGAAGACACCACGGGTTTCCTCCCCGGGCGCGAACAGGAAGCACGTGGAATCGTACAAGCGGGCCGTTCAATGCTTGATTCGATCGTCGATGTGCGCACCCCCCGCATTCTGCTGATCCTGCGCAATGCCTACGGCGGAGCCTATGCATCATACAACAACTATCCGACCGGAGCCGATCTGGTGCTGGCCCTGCCGACCACTCGTCTGGCCGTAATGGGGCCTGCCGGTAAAGAGTTCGTCTACAAGAATGAGCTGCGCACCCTGCGAGCCGGGATGCCCGCCATGATCAAGAAGTTGACCGGCGAACGTGTCAAAGCCGGGGTGGATGGGGTCGAAGCCCAAAAGGATGCCGAAAAAGAGGCGACTGACTTCCTTAAAGCCCAGGAAGCCGCCCTAAATTTGCGCTATGAAAAAGAGTTGATGAACCCCAAAGAAGGTCTGGCACTCGGCTCGATCTCTTCACTCGTCATGCCGACCGATTTGCGCAAGGTTCTGGGAGAAAACATGAACTTCTTCCTCCGGCACTATAAGGCTGCGCCGATGCAAGGCGTCCAGCGTGAATTCCACTAA